One region of Zingiber officinale cultivar Zhangliang chromosome 7B, Zo_v1.1, whole genome shotgun sequence genomic DNA includes:
- the LOC122003464 gene encoding uncharacterized protein LOC122003464 has translation MGSRIITPEDVLESLMDDGTIDAIRLKIINQLKANEGLKNNTITMVEQSKVLNSHGAEKQTKRELFDALRRELEIQVLEKASRAVWELILDESDLGKEISETVERVFCRLSGQEFLPPSPPTTSYVHESNKVEEPQETEAEKVKDIEMSESSTKKRTFSEMNH, from the exons ATGGGTTCTCGCATAATCACTCCTGAGGATGTTTTAGAGTCTCTGATGGATGATGGAACCATAGATGCCATCAGATTGAAGATCATTAACCAACTAAAGGCCAAT GAAGGGCTTAAAAACAATACAATCACTATGGTGGAGCAAAGCAAAGTTCTTAACTCCCATGGTGCAGAGAAACAGACTAAGAGAGAGTTATTTGATGCACTACGACGTGAACTTGA AATTCAGGTGCTTGAGAAGGCATCAAGGGCTGTTTGGGAGCTGATTCTCGATGAGAGTGACTTGGGAAAGGAGATCAGCGAAACAGTTGAAAGAGTCTTCTGTAGATTAAGTGGCCAAGAGTTTTTGCCACCATCCCCGCCTACTACAAGTTATGTTCATGAGTCAAATAAAGTAGAAGAACCACAGGAAACGGAAGCAGAGAAGGTGAAGGATATAGAGATGTCTGAGTCATCGACAAAGAAAAGGACCTTCAGCGAAATGAATCATTAA
- the LOC122004956 gene encoding DNA-directed RNA polymerases II, IV and V subunit 9A-like isoform X2, which produces MATTISCTLKETGRKSSFSMLVATAITRNVVHHSAGEFMQLLPVVAADPTLPRTKSVRCAVCDHPEAVFFQAMSRSEEGMTLFFVCCNPNCGYRWRD; this is translated from the exons ATGGCAA CAACAATATCTTGTACCCTAAAGGAAACAGGAAGGAAAAGCTCCTTCTCTATGCTTGTCGCAACTGCGATCACCAG AAACGTGGTGCATCACTCTGCAGGCGAGTTCATGCAGCTCTTGCCGGTTGTGGCAGCTGATCCGACACTTCCTCGCACGAAATCCGTGAGGTGTGCAGTTTGCGATCATCCAGAAGCCGTGTTTTTCCAG GCTATGTCTCGAAGCGAGGAAGGAATGACGCTGTTCTTCGTGTGCTGCAACCCCAACTGTGGCTACAGGTGGAGAGATTGA
- the LOC122004956 gene encoding DNA-directed RNA polymerases II, IV and V subunit 9A-like isoform X1 gives MSAMKFCCECNNILYPKGNRKEKLLLYACRNCDHQEVADNNCVYRNVVHHSAGEFMQLLPVVAADPTLPRTKSVRCAVCDHPEAVFFQAMSRSEEGMTLFFVCCNPNCGYRWRD, from the exons ATGAGTGCCATGAAGTTTTGTTGCGAATG CAACAATATCTTGTACCCTAAAGGAAACAGGAAGGAAAAGCTCCTTCTCTATGCTTGTCGCAACTGCGATCACCAG GAGGTCGCTGACAACAACTGCGTCTACAGAAACGTGGTGCATCACTCTGCAGGCGAGTTCATGCAGCTCTTGCCGGTTGTGGCAGCTGATCCGACACTTCCTCGCACGAAATCCGTGAGGTGTGCAGTTTGCGATCATCCAGAAGCCGTGTTTTTCCAG GCTATGTCTCGAAGCGAGGAAGGAATGACGCTGTTCTTCGTGTGCTGCAACCCCAACTGTGGCTACAGGTGGAGAGATTGA
- the LOC122004955 gene encoding pentatricopeptide repeat-containing protein At3g04760, chloroplastic-like, which yields MSISLRVSFAPHLLLHSTFRRNSSGRRCRGFTIRIRSYQAMASAEAKATQPQTLDSKESHYMKLLSRSCKAGKFNESLYFLEYMVGKGYKLDVILCTKLIKGLCSSRSVDKAVRVMDILESHGEPDVFAYNALVSGFCKAGRIESAIEVLGRMKSRRCPPDIVTYNILIGCFCTRGKLDLALEALDRLLDDKCRPTVVTFTILIEAALLQGGIGDAMKFLDEMMSQGLQPDNYTYTAIIRGLCREGMVDAAYEFLKSLPSRGCDPDVMSYNVLLRGLLSYKRWEDGEKVVGEMLETGVKPNTVTYSLLINSLCHEGKLDRAKQLLDDMISRGLKPDSYSYDPLISAYCKDGKLDQAIEFMNFMISNGFLPDIVNYNTILSALCKRGNVVHALEVLDKLAESGCSPNVSSYNVVIGGLWNNGNRSRALDMVEEMIDKGINPDEVTYNLLISCLCRDGMVNEAIGLMRDMERSGLQPIVITYNTVLLGLCKVHKIDMAINVLAEMVDKGCHTNETTYIILIEGIAYARHRAVAEELAKDLAMRNVFSEDSLKRLNRNFPKLNLFREIPN from the coding sequence ATGTCAATTTCTTTGCGCGTGTCCTTCGCTCCGCACCTCCTTCTCCATTCCACATTCCGCCGAAATTCCAGCGGCCGTCGATGTAGAGGTTTTACTATCAGGATCCGCAGCTATCAGGCAATGGCGTCTGCTGAAGCCAAGGCGACCCAGCCGCAAACCCTAGACTCTAAGGAGTCTCACTACATGAAGCTCCTCAGCCGCTCCTGCAAAGCCGGAAAGTTCAACGAGTCCCTCTATTTCCTGGAGTACATGGTGGGCAAAGGCTACAAGCTCGACGTCATCCTCTGCACTAAGCTAATCAAGGGGCTCTGCAGCTCGAGGAGCGTCGATAAGGCCGTGCGCGTGATGGACATCCTGGAATCTCACGGTGAGCCCGATGTCTTCGCTTATAACGCGCTCGTCAGCGGCTTCTGCAAGGCCGGCCGCATCGAATCGGCTATCGAGGTCCTCGGTCGGATGAAGAGCCGGCGCTGTCCTCCGGACATCGTCACCTACAATATTCTCATCGGCTGCTTCTGCACCAGGGGGAAGCTCGACCTGGCCCTGGAGGCCTTGGACAGGCTTCTGGACGACAAGTGCCGGCCGACTGTTGTCACCTTCACCATCTTGATCGAGGCGGCGCTGCTGCAGGGAGGGATTGGCGATGCCATGAAATTTTTGGACGAGATGATGTCGCAGGGGCTTCAGCCGGATAACTACACTTACACCGCCATAATCCGAGGGCTGTGCAGAGAAGGAATGGTGGATGCGGCGTACGAGTTCCTCAAGAGCTTGCCTTCGAGAGGATGCGACCCGGATGTAATGTCCTACAACGTCTTGCTCCGTGGGTTGTTGAGTTACAAGAGATGGGAAGATGGAGAGAAGGTTGTTGGTGAAATGCTTGAGACAGGTGTGAAGCCCAATACGGTTACCTATAGCCTTTTGATCAACTCTTTGTGTCATGAAGGTAAGCTAGACAGAGCAAAGCAGTTGCTTGACGATATGATCAGCAGAGGGCTGAAGCCCGATTCTTATAGCTATGACCCCTTGATCTCTGCTTATTGCAAAGATGGTAAATTGGATCAGGCAATAGAGTTCATGAACTTTATGATTTCTAATGGTTTCCTTCCTGATATAGTGAACTACAACACCATCCTGTCAGCCCTTTGCAAGAGGGGAAACGTTGTTCATGCACTGGAGGTTCTTGACAAGCTTGCTGAATCAGGCTGTTCTCCAAACGTAAGCTCGTACAATGTGGTAATTGGAGGGCTTTGGAACAATGGAAACCGATCGAGGGCTCTTGACATGGTGGAGGAAATGATCGACAAGGGAATCAACCCTGATGAAGTTACTTACAATCTCCTGATTTCATGTTTGTGTAGAGACGGGATGGTAAATGAGGCCATTGGTTTGATGAGGGATATGGAGCGCAGTGGACTCCAGCCAATTGTCATAACTTATAACACAGTTCTCCTTGGTTTGTGTAAGGTTCACAAGATTGATATGGCAATCAACGTTCTTGCAGAGATGGTAGACAAAGGATGTCATACCAATGAAACTACATACATTATTCTTATTGAGGGGATTGCTTATGCTAGGCATAGAGCTGTGGCAGAGGAATTAGCTAAGGATCTAGCTATGCGAAACGTCTTCTCTGAGGATTCTTTGAAACGATTGAATCGAAATTTTCCCAAGCTTAATCTATTCAGAGAGATTCCCAATTAG